The Hymenobacter sp. 5317J-9 genome has a window encoding:
- the moaA gene encoding GTP 3',8-cyclase MoaA, whose protein sequence is MLPTLLSPAAPAVTPLYDQHGRPLEYLRLAVTDRCNLRCFYCMPEEGIKYMPKHELLSYEEMLRLTGLLAGLGVRKVRLTGGEPFVRRDLVPFMERLAELPGIDDISLTTNGVLTAPHVPALARLGVKAVNLSLDTLDRERFFQITRRDELPRVMETFYALLEAGIQVKINAVVMDGQNIADLIPLAELSRDLPVDVRFIEEMPFNGGSHEAGPASLPWNHVRIRQHLEAHFGALMPVSMAAGATASEYTIAGHQGTVGIIAAYSRTFCGTCNRLRLTAEGGIKTCLYDQGVLDTRALLRGGKSDEEIVAALSTAFRHRAANGFEAERHRPLHQLSFESMATIGG, encoded by the coding sequence GTGCTTCCAACTCTTCTCAGCCCGGCCGCGCCGGCCGTCACGCCCCTCTACGACCAGCACGGCCGGCCGCTGGAGTACCTGCGCCTGGCCGTGACGGACCGCTGCAACCTGCGCTGCTTCTACTGCATGCCCGAAGAAGGCATCAAGTACATGCCCAAGCACGAGCTGCTGAGCTACGAGGAGATGCTGCGCCTCACGGGCCTGCTGGCGGGGTTGGGCGTGCGCAAAGTGCGCCTCACCGGCGGCGAGCCCTTCGTGCGGCGCGACCTGGTGCCCTTCATGGAGCGCCTGGCCGAGCTGCCCGGCATCGACGACATCAGCCTGACCACCAACGGCGTGCTCACGGCGCCGCACGTGCCCGCGCTGGCCCGCCTGGGCGTGAAGGCCGTGAACCTCAGCCTCGACACGCTGGACCGGGAGCGTTTCTTCCAAATAACGCGGCGCGACGAGCTGCCGCGCGTGATGGAAACCTTCTACGCGCTGCTGGAGGCTGGTATTCAAGTGAAAATCAATGCCGTGGTGATGGACGGCCAAAACATTGCCGACCTCATTCCGCTGGCCGAGCTCAGCCGCGACCTGCCCGTGGACGTGCGTTTCATCGAAGAAATGCCCTTCAACGGCGGCAGCCACGAAGCCGGCCCCGCCTCGCTGCCCTGGAACCACGTCCGCATTCGCCAGCACCTGGAAGCCCATTTCGGCGCCCTTATGCCCGTTAGCATGGCGGCGGGTGCCACCGCCTCGGAATACACCATTGCCGGGCACCAGGGTACGGTGGGCATCATCGCGGCTTATTCGCGCACCTTTTGCGGCACCTGCAACCGCCTGCGCCTCACGGCCGAGGGCGGCATCAAAACTTGCCTCTACGACCAGGGCGTGCTCGACACCCGCGCCCTGCTGCGCGGCGGCAAGTCCGATGAGGAAATCGTAGCGGCTCTATCGACCGCTTTCCGCCACCGCGCCGCCAACGGTTTCGAGGCCGAGCGGCACCGGCCCCTGCATCAGCTCAGCTTTGAGAGCATGGCCACCATCGGGGGCTAG
- a CDS encoding MoaD/ThiS family protein — MSLKISLFGITRDIVGTSVIELPAPAPATVGELLAEMRRQYPALGELRSCAVAVNNEYAAHDQPLHTVDEIALIPPVAGG, encoded by the coding sequence ATGTCATTAAAAATCTCCCTGTTCGGCATCACCCGCGACATCGTGGGCACCTCCGTGATTGAGTTGCCCGCGCCGGCCCCGGCCACCGTGGGCGAGCTACTGGCCGAAATGCGCCGCCAATATCCCGCCCTGGGCGAGCTGCGCAGCTGCGCCGTGGCCGTGAACAACGAGTATGCGGCGCACGACCAGCCGTTGCACACCGTCGACGAAATTGCCCTCATCCCGCCCGTGGCCGGCGGCTAG